The genomic region AGAATGCTGGAGTTACATTCGTAGGAGTACATTCAAGTGGTGTTTTTGTCCCTGATGAGGTATTTGGTATTCCTCATAGTTTCGTTCTTTACCATACTATTCATCGATAAAATGTTTCCTTCGGTATCTTCTTTGAGTGTCATTTATGTTTGATCCAGTTTTGACTTTCCCTAGTTTTGTGTACATGTACTGGTTTGAATTTATGTCTTTTTGTGTATGCGTGATTTCTTTCTCTGGGATGATGCAAATTAGCCAAATCATATGTCGATGTGCTCCATGAGGCAATTTTTCCGAAGCACTTTACCAGTCTCGTCTATAGACTTGGCAAGGTTTTCGATGAATTTGCCTTTCGTAGAAGCGTGTCTATCTGATGATACAATAGAGATAGGGTTCCCTGCTAACCAGAattttcctctctttctttgtattctgtttgttttgtgttcaatgttttttagttttccttttgCCAGTTTAAGTGCTTAAAACAACTGTATCTATCGGTCGTGCAGTCTGAACTAGAGCTTGTCGCCATCACCATAGCCATCGGATCTGCTCTTTGAAACGAGGCAGAAGTTGACGCGTTGAAGATTCAAAAGCTTTGATCGTTGTTTGAGAGATGGTGCCACTGAAGGACATAGTGCCAGCAGCACAGAACAACATAAACACGAGGTTCATACTTTTGGACAAAGGCATCGTCAAGACTACAACTACTACTTTATCACAAGCCCAAAACAAGACGTGCTTGGCCCTGGTGGCGGATGAAACAGCGGCGGTTCACTTCCAGCTGTGGGGGAACGAGTGTGACGCCTTCGAGCCTGGGGACATCGTGGAGTTGAGCAATGGCATATTCTCTTACTGCAGGAACAACCTTTTGCTCAGGGCTGGCAAGAGAGGCAAAATTGAGAAGGTTGGGGAATTTATGATGGCGTACGTTGAGACCCCAAATTTGAGTGAGATTCGTTGGGCTCCTGACCCTAACAATCCCAAGAAGTACATTCAGGAGGCTGTGATTTCCCCACATTCTCGTATATTTCCACCCAAATACTGATCCAGGAAGATGAAGTTGGCGCGAGCGTAGTCACATTGATTCCCTTCGGGTTTACTTGTATTAACGAAAAAAGTATAAGAGTTATCGTTTTGATGTGCTGATGTGAAACTGCTGAAAATATTAGAACTCGTTGTCCTTCTTTAACAGAAACAATATTAATCTGCACTATCTGAAATGGAGTTTCTGTGAATACAGATGAAATTACAAGCAAACAACTAAGCACCGTGACTTTTCGTTTTCTTGTTAACGTTTTTATTACCACCCCTCAATTTTTTCGTCTTACTCTCACTTTTGATGCAAGGAGTTTCTAGCTGGGTTAAGAGCTAATTTTTCATTGCACTCGGGGTCTCAAGTTCGATTATGATTTCCTCATCCCGTACATCTTTAGTTTAAaggaaaaaacaacaaaattgaaCATCAAGTGGCATCAGAGTTATTGATCGGTGATGGAGCTTGAGC from Pyrus communis chromosome 9, drPyrComm1.1, whole genome shotgun sequence harbors:
- the LOC137746106 gene encoding uncharacterized protein, with protein sequence MVPLKDIVPAAQNNINTRFILLDKGIVKTTTTTLSQAQNKTCLALVADETAAVHFQLWGNECDAFEPGDIVELSNGIFSYCRNNLLLRAGKRGKIEKVGEFMMAYVETPNLSEIRWAPDPNNPKKYIQEAVISPHSRIFPPKY